One genomic segment of uncultured Desulfobacter sp. includes these proteins:
- the flgM gene encoding flagellar biosynthesis anti-sigma factor FlgM gives MKINSTQQYINQSYAAGNANTTASTSVDQAKQSEEPLSDSINLSATTRDLQKISAASVDEPKDRAQKVEALKQQVQSNQYTVNAEQVAEKMIGSIMDDMG, from the coding sequence ATGAAAATTAATTCCACACAGCAGTATATCAATCAAAGTTACGCTGCCGGTAATGCCAACACCACCGCCAGCACGTCGGTGGATCAGGCCAAACAATCTGAAGAACCCCTTTCTGACAGCATTAATTTATCCGCCACCACCAGGGATCTTCAGAAAATTTCTGCCGCGTCTGTCGATGAACCCAAGGACAGAGCCCAGAAGGTTGAAGCACTGAAACAACAGGTTCAATCCAATCAGTACACCGTGAATGCCGAGCAGGTAGCGGAAAAAATGATCGGCTCCATTATGGACGACATGGGTTGA
- a CDS encoding DVU0524 family FlgM-associated protein codes for MQIPSYQIQNVLKVYSRQFSQGKLLGKNKFSDANKVSADSVNISSEGKRQAIIDKVASNIVDKIINEGPNEKDKAQITDQIEKELGKKIDFTKGRNQFTYTSVDQNNNKVVQNLSVEDSKFIVERMTELARQVADSNMESQEGV; via the coding sequence ATGCAGATACCTTCATACCAAATACAAAATGTCCTGAAAGTTTATTCAAGACAATTCAGCCAAGGCAAACTGCTGGGTAAAAATAAATTCAGCGACGCCAACAAGGTTTCTGCGGATAGTGTCAACATCTCATCGGAAGGCAAGCGTCAGGCTATTATAGATAAGGTTGCAAGCAACATTGTTGATAAGATTATCAACGAAGGCCCCAATGAAAAAGATAAGGCCCAGATCACTGATCAGATTGAAAAAGAGCTGGGAAAAAAGATTGATTTTACCAAAGGGAGAAATCAATTCACTTATACCTCGGTTGACCAAAACAATAATAAGGTTGTCCAGAACTTATCCGTGGAAGATTCCAAATTCATTGTAGAACGGATGACGGAACTGGCGCGCCAGGTGGCTGATTCCAACATGGAATCCCAGGAGGGTGTTTAA